The Streptomyces sp. NBC_01244 genome contains a region encoding:
- a CDS encoding acyl carrier protein, translating to MGSQIIEEFTEAHLKELLQSHFQIDPMRLDGSVRFSELELDSIAVMELVVVIEEQTGVDVQEHLLEHMTLDTTVAQAVEAVAQALRSTGASQKSGG from the coding sequence ATGGGTTCTCAAATCATCGAGGAATTCACCGAGGCGCACCTGAAGGAGCTGCTCCAGTCACATTTTCAGATCGATCCGATGAGATTGGACGGTTCCGTCAGGTTTTCTGAATTGGAGCTGGATTCGATTGCGGTCATGGAATTGGTTGTGGTGATCGAAGAGCAGACCGGGGTCGATGTGCAGGAACACCTCCTGGAACACATGACCTTGGACACCACAGTCGCCCAGGCGGTCGAAGCCGTGGCCCAGGCCTTGCGCAGCACCGGAGCCTCCCAGAAGAGCGGCGGATGA
- a CDS encoding beta-ketoacyl-[acyl-carrier-protein] synthase family protein: MSRHAVAVTGLGMVTPAGVGVGATWDRLCGGAPTGTHDPLLDGLPVSISCQVADADLAAALDPGVAWRTDRFIRFAHAAAREAVVDAGLDPALWDGSRVAVVIGTGGTSHDTTLKVCQTMEKGRLLSLMPTTLPRSLPNMAAGEVGTMLGALGPTLGITTACASGASAIGIASMLIRSGACDIAVAGGADSGRNRLASALFWRMGALSTRVHDPAGASRPFDAERDGFLLSEGAGILVLERAEHARARRAREYARLTGYGLSGDAHNPTNPHPQGDGAVRAITDALAGADLAADDVGHVNAHASATQLNDRAEATALRRVFVTPPPVTAAKSVLGHLLGAAGAVEAVCSVLSLHHQLIPPTANLDRMDPEIDLDVVTKVPRPARLDAVLSNSFGFGGQNAALVFQRP; this comes from the coding sequence ATGAGCCGTCACGCGGTGGCCGTGACCGGTCTGGGAATGGTCACACCCGCAGGCGTCGGCGTCGGCGCCACCTGGGACCGCCTGTGCGGCGGTGCCCCCACGGGCACCCACGATCCTTTGCTGGACGGGCTGCCGGTGAGCATCTCCTGTCAGGTCGCTGATGCCGACCTGGCGGCTGCTCTGGATCCCGGCGTGGCATGGCGTACCGACCGGTTCATCCGGTTCGCTCACGCAGCGGCCAGGGAAGCCGTCGTCGACGCCGGGCTCGACCCCGCACTGTGGGACGGCAGCCGCGTAGCAGTGGTGATCGGTACGGGAGGCACGAGCCACGACACGACCTTGAAGGTCTGCCAGACCATGGAGAAGGGCCGGCTCCTGTCGCTGATGCCCACCACCCTGCCACGCAGCTTGCCGAACATGGCCGCCGGCGAGGTCGGGACCATGCTCGGGGCGCTGGGCCCCACCCTGGGCATCACCACCGCCTGTGCCTCCGGTGCCAGCGCCATCGGCATCGCGAGCATGCTGATCCGGTCGGGTGCGTGCGACATCGCCGTGGCCGGTGGGGCCGACTCCGGCCGCAACCGGTTGGCGTCGGCACTCTTCTGGAGAATGGGCGCGCTGTCCACCCGCGTCCACGACCCGGCCGGCGCGTCCCGTCCTTTCGACGCCGAACGGGACGGCTTCCTCCTGTCCGAGGGCGCCGGAATCCTCGTACTCGAACGGGCCGAGCACGCCCGAGCCCGACGGGCACGGGAGTATGCCCGACTCACCGGCTACGGCCTGTCGGGCGACGCCCACAACCCGACGAACCCCCATCCGCAGGGCGACGGCGCGGTGCGGGCCATCACTGACGCCCTGGCCGGCGCCGACCTCGCAGCGGACGACGTGGGACACGTCAACGCCCACGCCAGTGCCACACAGCTGAACGACCGTGCGGAAGCCACGGCGCTGCGCCGGGTCTTCGTCACCCCGCCACCTGTCACCGCGGCCAAGAGCGTCCTGGGGCATTTGCTCGGAGCCGCCGGGGCTGTGGAAGCCGTCTGCTCGGTGCTTTCCCTGCACCACCAGCTCATTCCGCCCACCGCCAACCTCGACCGGATGGATCCGGAGATCGACCTCGACGTCGTCACCAAAGTGCCACGCCCCGCCCGGCTGGATGCGGTCCTGTCCAACTCCTTCGGTTTCGGTGGCCAGAACGCGGCACTCGTCTTCCAGCGCCCCTGA